The window CCTCCAGATATCTTGACGTGGACGTGTCCATGTGAAACTCTGTGATGTCGGTTCGGCAACTTGGGGGCAAAGTTGTCAAGGAGGGTTGACGGAAATGGCTCGTCATGGACCGTTGAGAGCCAAACTGACGTTGGCTGGGACTCGACGGACCATAAGTACGCAAGTTGTAACGGGTGGGTCCGCGGCCACTCCAGTGACGTCCGGCTTCTAGGCTCACCAAACCCGATAAAGTCATATCTTCACTAGCGGCATATCTCAATAATCTATCGTCAAGACTCTGCATCGCTCGAAATcagagccggcggcgagaagaGTTCCGACGTTGCATCTCCATCGCAGCGTCACAACTCGCCGAAAAGCACGCCAAATGGCGGACGTGAAAGACTTGACAAGAGACATCGACCGGCTGGACGGCCAActcgacaagctcgacgatgcgTTGCAGCCGCTCCTGacgggcctcgaggagcgTGCCTCTCAACTGCCGCTCCTGGACAAGGCCAAGTTCTTTTCACTCACCGCGTACTCCATCGAGTCTCTGCTCTTCTGTGCGTCTACGCCTTTTACTTTGCTCCGGCGAGAGAGCGACCTGCTGACTCTCCACGCGACGCAGCCGCCCTCAAGCTGCagggcgtcgacgcgcaGAACCATGCCGTCTTCACCGAGCTCAAGCGCGTGCAGCAGTACTTTGCCAAGATCAAGGCGATAgaggagccggagccgacggcgcAGCGGACGACATCCGTCAACCGCGAGGGCGCTGCGCGGGTGTTGAAGGCTGGCCTGGTAGTGCCCCCCCTCCGCACCGTGTCCCTGTGCTGTCGTGACGGACCGTTGCTGACACATTCCCTTTCCAGTCGGACAACAAGGCGCTGAGCAGCAAGCTCGCAGAGAAGATTGCCGAAGAGCGCGCCAAAGCACTCTTGAAGTCTGTCGACGCCAGGAAGCGGCCCTCGGACGGCGTAGTGCCGCCCGCATCGGTCGGCGAGGCCCAGACGAgcaagaagcagaagcaCGAGAGGAAAGACAAGAAGAATCAAAAACGCAACAAGCGGCAAGGCTAGCTCTCGCCACTTTCATGTCTCCCGGCTTGGGACTCAACACCGAGCGCCCGTGGCCTCGCAAGACGATGAAGGGCCGTTTTCGGGATACGTTCAGGTGACACGGAACGCAAATGCATGCAACGGCGTATGGCGCATCTTCTGCTGCTTTGCAGGGAATATACAGTAATTTGGAACAGTACACTTATTAAAAATAGATTGCCCCCAGTCCAGACGACTGGACGACGGGAAATGGGATATGGGAAATGGCAGCTGGAGGATGTGCAGGCGGGGTGGGCGGGCTTCAATTGAAGGACGAGATTTGTGCAGTTCAATTTATCCAACCGCCTCGAACTCTTCTTACTGAACTCGTAACGCAAAAAAAAACACAAGAAAAAAAAACAAGCACCTCCGATATCTTCCAATTATTTTCTTGTCAGCTCGTCATGAACACCTGACAACCGCAATACTCCTCCATCATGGGAGACTATTCAATGAAATCGACAGATGTTAAACAAGGCAACTCCTCCACCTACCGATACAAATCT of the Drechmeria coniospora strain ARSEF 6962 chromosome 01, whole genome shotgun sequence genome contains:
- a CDS encoding Sas10/Utp3/C1D family protein yields the protein MADVKDLTRDIDRLDGQLDKLDDALQPLLTGLEERASQLPLLDKAKFFSLTAYSIESLLFSALKLQGVDAQNHAVFTELKRVQQYFAKIKAIEEPEPTAQRTTSVNREGAARVLKAGLSDNKALSSKLAEKIAEERAKALLKSVDARKRPSDGVVPPASVGEAQTSKKQKHERKDKKNQKRNKRQG